A genomic stretch from Thermomonospora umbrina includes:
- a CDS encoding ABC transporter substrate-binding protein has product MEIVMPRARRLGSVIAVLVLGLSGCGGSSNDAASAAPGAPGVTREPCPQAIDKEKGCIYLGIISDLTQGPFHEQGVPITRAQQAFWRRVNQQGGVGGYEVDVTRYVADSKYDPDEHQRLYRGMRSRVLALAQTLGSPTTARILPELRAAKVVATPASWISAWEFEDVMLESGANYCFESMNAVDHAVSAWRSESVVAVHYDSDYGADSTAGARIAAYRNDMTFKTVKTTPGADRQAAAVAAIVAAKPDLVLLSVGPADLGAIVAQATRAGYRGRFIGNAPTWIKSLLEIRDTATVAALKERYVQAAPWKPFASDSPGHTAMRKALGPVEPNDNYTYGWVWSYPLKAVLQRAAANGELTRAGMLKAVRQVARIDYEGMLPAEAGDFSGDPDSAAFRGTVFGMPDTGELTGVRVVKDFYTGPTAERHRLDRPCAGGS; this is encoded by the coding sequence TTGGAGATCGTCATGCCGCGCGCCCGCCGCCTCGGTTCCGTCATCGCCGTCCTCGTCCTGGGACTGTCGGGCTGCGGGGGCTCATCGAACGACGCGGCGAGCGCCGCCCCGGGCGCACCCGGGGTGACCCGGGAGCCCTGCCCGCAGGCGATCGACAAGGAGAAGGGCTGCATCTACCTCGGCATCATCTCCGACCTCACCCAGGGGCCCTTCCACGAGCAGGGCGTGCCGATCACCCGGGCCCAGCAGGCGTTCTGGAGGCGGGTCAACCAGCAGGGCGGCGTCGGCGGCTACGAGGTCGACGTCACCAGGTACGTCGCCGACAGCAAGTACGACCCCGACGAGCACCAGCGCCTGTACCGGGGGATGCGGAGCCGGGTGCTGGCGCTCGCGCAGACGCTGGGGTCGCCCACCACCGCGCGGATCCTGCCCGAACTGCGCGCGGCCAAGGTCGTGGCCACCCCCGCGTCGTGGATCTCCGCCTGGGAGTTCGAGGACGTGATGCTGGAGTCGGGCGCGAACTACTGCTTCGAGTCGATGAACGCCGTCGACCACGCCGTGAGCGCCTGGCGGTCCGAGAGCGTCGTGGCCGTCCACTACGACAGCGACTACGGGGCCGACTCCACCGCCGGCGCGCGGATCGCGGCGTACCGCAACGACATGACGTTCAAGACGGTCAAGACGACGCCCGGCGCGGACCGGCAGGCGGCGGCGGTGGCGGCGATCGTGGCGGCCAAGCCCGACCTGGTGCTGCTGTCGGTGGGGCCCGCCGACCTCGGGGCGATCGTCGCCCAGGCCACCCGGGCCGGGTACCGGGGCCGCTTCATCGGCAACGCCCCGACCTGGATCAAGTCCCTCCTCGAGATCAGGGACACCGCCACGGTCGCCGCGCTGAAGGAGCGGTACGTCCAGGCCGCGCCCTGGAAGCCGTTCGCCTCCGACTCCCCCGGGCACACGGCCATGCGCAAGGCCCTCGGACCGGTCGAGCCCAACGACAACTACACCTACGGCTGGGTGTGGTCGTACCCGCTCAAGGCGGTGCTCCAGCGGGCCGCCGCCAACGGGGAGCTGACCCGCGCGGGCATGCTGAAGGCGGTCCGGCAGGTCGCCCGCATCGACTACGAGGGCATGCTCCCCGCCGAGGCGGGCGACTTCTCCGGCGACCCCGACAGCGCGGCGTTCCGCGGCACGGTCTTCGGCATGCCCGACACCGGGGAGCTGACCGGCGTACGGGTCGTCAAGGACTTCTACACCGGCCCCACCGCCGAGCGGCACCGGCTCGACCGGCCCTGCGCCGGCGGGTCCTGA